The Nitratidesulfovibrio sp. SRB-5 genome includes a window with the following:
- a CDS encoding HlyD family secretion protein, whose product MNSKKRILGILLGVMVLAAGIWYWHGLGKVETDDAQVDGRIFMVSPRVAGYVVDVPVQDNQFVKEGEVLARLDPTEYEVAVAEARAQLAALQRGVPLELSQTVHRVTGAQAVEEATKRRAAQARDEEDAARYEMERMSTEQAQAALDRRRLEALVGQGAVSREAADRARSTDDAAKARLESSRAKLEAASKARAAAEAEMRRVRAEVDLAGTGQVVAEIRARQVEAQQAKVRQAELNLEWTTVRAPVDGYVTKKNVEPGRMVTRGQPIMAVVPMSPDHLWVTANFKETELTDVKPGQPCEIRVDTYPNLVLKGQVESIMAGTGAAFSLFPPQNASGNFVKVVQRIPVRLRLTDYDPATMPPLRVGMSVVPVIFTGRGVSEVPPRAVGPDGAAVRGEGAGASAGQAAKPAANGTGSAAGVATGMANATAPAPSAPRQ is encoded by the coding sequence ATGAACAGCAAAAAGCGCATCCTCGGCATACTGCTTGGCGTCATGGTTCTGGCGGCGGGCATCTGGTACTGGCATGGCCTCGGCAAGGTGGAAACCGACGACGCGCAGGTAGACGGGCGCATCTTCATGGTTTCGCCGCGCGTGGCGGGCTACGTGGTGGACGTGCCCGTGCAGGACAACCAGTTCGTCAAGGAAGGCGAGGTGCTGGCCCGGCTGGACCCCACCGAATACGAGGTGGCCGTGGCCGAGGCGCGCGCCCAGCTTGCCGCGTTGCAGCGGGGCGTGCCGCTGGAGCTTTCGCAGACCGTGCACCGGGTGACCGGCGCCCAGGCCGTGGAAGAGGCCACCAAGCGCCGCGCCGCCCAGGCCCGCGACGAAGAGGACGCCGCCCGCTACGAAATGGAGCGCATGTCCACGGAGCAGGCACAGGCCGCCCTGGACCGGCGCCGCCTGGAGGCGCTGGTGGGGCAGGGTGCCGTTTCGAGAGAGGCGGCGGACCGCGCCCGTTCCACCGACGATGCCGCCAAGGCCCGGCTGGAATCGTCCCGCGCCAAACTGGAGGCCGCCAGCAAGGCCCGCGCGGCGGCAGAGGCCGAAATGCGCCGCGTGCGCGCCGAGGTGGATCTGGCCGGAACCGGGCAGGTGGTGGCGGAAATCCGCGCCCGCCAGGTGGAGGCCCAGCAGGCCAAGGTGCGCCAGGCCGAGTTGAATCTGGAATGGACCACCGTGCGCGCCCCCGTGGACGGCTACGTGACCAAGAAGAACGTGGAGCCGGGCCGCATGGTCACGCGCGGCCAGCCGATCATGGCCGTGGTGCCCATGTCGCCCGACCACCTGTGGGTGACGGCCAACTTCAAGGAAACCGAACTTACCGACGTGAAGCCCGGCCAGCCCTGCGAAATCCGCGTGGACACCTATCCCAACCTGGTGCTGAAGGGCCAGGTGGAATCGATCATGGCGGGCACCGGCGCGGCCTTTTCGCTGTTTCCGCCCCAGAATGCCTCGGGCAACTTCGTGAAGGTGGTGCAGCGCATACCCGTGCGGCTGCGCCTGACCGACTACGACCCCGCCACCATGCCGCCCCTGCGCGTGGGCATGAGCGTGGTGCCGGTGATTTTTACCGGCAGGGGCGTTTCCGAGGTGCCCCCGCGCGCCGTGGGACCGGATGGTGCCGCCGTGCGCGGTGAAGGGGCTGGCGCCAGTGCCGGGCAGGCGGCGAAGCCCGCCGCCAACGGTACGGGTTCCGCTGCGGGCGTGGCGACGGGCATGGCCAACGCCACCGCACCCGCCCCGTCGGCCCCCAGGCAGTAG
- a CDS encoding DHA2 family efflux MFS transporter permease subunit, producing MSKDPESVNRWLITLAVMVPTLIEILDTSVANVALKHIQGSLAAGEEEVTWVLTSYLVANAIVIPMSGWLARLMGRKRFLMLSIAVFTASSLLCGAATSLAQIILFRIFQGLGGGGLQPMSQAILMETFPPQQRGMAMGIFGVGVVLGPILGPLLGGYLTDNFTWRWIFYINLPVGLLALYLAGAFLFDPPYMERRQRGEVVDYLGLALLTTGIGALQIVLDKGQQDDWFSSPFITTLAVVSAVSLVGLVFWELRHPRPVLDFRILKNRSFAIGNAVMFFGFFAFFGSIVLLPLFLQGLMGYTAYLAGLVLGPGGMLALVFMPVAGKLTERIDARWMLAFGMLVCAYSLHIMAGFNLYIDFGTAAFARVLQGIAMPFFFVSLSVVTFAYVPREAMNTASPLYNLLRNLGGSFGVAFVTTLLARRTQYHHSVLAEGMTPLSPAYELSFEQIRNGLAMQLGEVADLAERTRVVIYQMLQREASALAFNDAFFSQGAIFLLLFFCVWFMRRPPRGKHEGFVE from the coding sequence ATGTCGAAAGATCCCGAATCGGTCAACCGCTGGCTCATCACCCTGGCGGTGATGGTGCCCACGCTCATCGAAATCCTGGATACCAGCGTGGCCAACGTCGCGCTCAAGCACATCCAGGGCAGCCTGGCCGCTGGCGAGGAAGAGGTGACCTGGGTGCTCACCTCGTACCTGGTGGCCAACGCCATCGTCATCCCCATGAGCGGGTGGCTGGCGCGGCTCATGGGGCGCAAGCGCTTCCTCATGTTGTCCATCGCCGTGTTCACCGCCAGTTCGCTACTGTGCGGGGCGGCCACCAGCCTGGCCCAGATCATCCTGTTCCGCATTTTTCAGGGGCTTGGCGGGGGCGGGCTGCAACCCATGTCGCAGGCCATCCTGATGGAAACCTTTCCGCCCCAGCAGCGCGGCATGGCCATGGGCATCTTCGGCGTGGGGGTGGTGCTGGGGCCCATCCTGGGGCCGCTGCTGGGCGGCTACCTGACGGACAATTTCACCTGGCGGTGGATTTTCTACATCAACCTGCCGGTGGGGCTGCTGGCCCTGTATCTGGCCGGGGCCTTCCTGTTCGACCCGCCGTACATGGAACGCCGCCAGCGCGGCGAGGTGGTGGACTACCTGGGGCTGGCCCTGCTGACCACGGGCATCGGCGCGTTGCAGATCGTGCTGGACAAGGGCCAGCAGGACGACTGGTTCAGTTCGCCCTTCATCACCACCCTGGCCGTGGTTTCGGCGGTGTCACTGGTGGGGCTGGTGTTCTGGGAATTGCGCCACCCAAGGCCGGTGCTGGATTTCCGCATCCTGAAAAACCGCAGCTTCGCCATCGGCAACGCCGTGATGTTCTTCGGCTTCTTCGCCTTTTTCGGGTCCATCGTGCTGCTGCCGCTGTTCCTGCAAGGGCTGATGGGCTACACCGCCTATCTCGCGGGTCTCGTGCTGGGGCCGGGGGGCATGCTGGCGCTGGTGTTCATGCCCGTGGCGGGCAAGCTGACCGAACGCATCGACGCCCGCTGGATGCTGGCCTTCGGCATGCTGGTGTGTGCGTATTCGCTGCACATCATGGCCGGGTTCAACCTGTACATCGACTTCGGCACGGCGGCCTTTGCCCGCGTGCTGCAAGGCATAGCCATGCCGTTCTTCTTCGTTTCGCTGTCGGTGGTCACCTTCGCCTACGTCCCGCGCGAGGCCATGAACACCGCATCGCCGCTGTACAACCTGCTGCGCAACCTGGGCGGCTCGTTCGGCGTGGCCTTCGTTACCACGCTGCTGGCCCGGCGCACCCAGTACCACCACAGCGTGCTGGCGGAAGGCATGACGCCCCTCTCGCCCGCCTACGAGCTGAGCTTCGAGCAGATTCGCAACGGGCTGGCCATGCAGCTTGGCGAGGTGGCGGACCTGGCCGAACGCACCCGCGTGGTGATCTACCAGATGCTCCAGCGAGAGGCATCCGCCCTGGCCTTCAACGACGCCTTCTTTTCGCAGGGGGCCATCTTCCTGCTGCTGTTCTTCTGCGTGTGGTTCATGCGCAGGCCGCCGAGGGGCAAGCATGAGGGGTTTGTGGAATAA
- a CDS encoding glycosyltransferase family 4 protein has translation MPDTPTAPTPDGPQPEAHQQDVHQHGVHHPAAPHPETVTPAVAPPDVAPPDVAPPDVAPPDVAPPDVALFIRTYSRYGGVEHFCYRFHEYLRAHGVPVRVLCGEMAPDVPGAKAPALRQHSDGPQADPDAAPLAVDIRVLGLWRPGRFMKNLGLHLAATRALRELPPTTISVSFGNMAGCHIHRSGGPHRDFMHNSLAAQRSPLRRFTKALSRLLNPNNLLMAVLDRKIYNHPATRRVIAISQNVRAAVARQFPHSPATVVVIPNGVDTRRFNIRRFTDLRGESRRIVGLREQHRAIGFCSSNFELKGLDRLIAALAHLPEEYVLVVAGGRRSRKYADYAKSLGVEKRVVFLGKVAAADMPRFYAGLDVLCHPSFYDTFGNVVAEAQAMGVPTVTTRATGACDLIDDGRTGRVLDQPEPWALANAIFDLRDVKAGTDFGCVEDDEQVFARYLEVIEAVRAELASDTRG, from the coding sequence ATGCCAGACACCCCCACCGCCCCCACGCCCGACGGCCCCCAACCCGAGGCCCACCAACAGGATGTCCACCAGCACGGGGTACACCACCCCGCGGCTCCCCATCCCGAGACCGTCACGCCAGCGGTCGCCCCGCCAGATGTCGCCCCGCCAGATGTCGCCCCGCCAGATGTCGCCCCGCCAGATGTCGCCCCGCCAGATGTCGCGCTGTTCATCCGCACCTACTCGCGCTACGGCGGCGTGGAACATTTCTGTTACCGCTTCCATGAATACCTGCGCGCCCACGGCGTGCCCGTGCGCGTGCTGTGCGGCGAAATGGCCCCCGACGTGCCCGGCGCCAAGGCCCCTGCCCTGCGCCAGCACAGCGACGGCCCGCAGGCCGATCCGGATGCCGCGCCGCTGGCCGTGGACATCCGGGTGCTGGGCCTGTGGAGGCCGGGCCGGTTCATGAAAAACCTGGGTCTGCACCTTGCCGCCACCCGCGCCCTGCGCGAGTTGCCGCCGACCACCATCAGCGTCAGCTTCGGGAACATGGCGGGCTGCCACATCCACAGGTCGGGCGGGCCGCACCGCGACTTCATGCACAACAGCCTGGCGGCGCAGCGCTCGCCCCTGCGACGGTTCACCAAGGCGCTCTCGCGCCTGCTGAACCCCAACAACCTGCTGATGGCCGTGCTGGACCGCAAGATATACAACCACCCGGCCACCCGGCGCGTCATCGCCATCTCGCAGAACGTGCGGGCCGCCGTGGCGCGCCAGTTTCCCCATTCTCCGGCCACGGTGGTGGTCATACCCAACGGGGTGGACACCCGGCGCTTCAACATCCGGCGTTTCACCGACCTGCGCGGCGAATCACGGCGGATCGTGGGCCTGCGCGAGCAGCACCGGGCCATCGGATTCTGTTCCAGCAACTTCGAACTCAAGGGGCTGGACCGGCTCATCGCCGCGCTGGCCCACCTGCCCGAGGAATACGTGCTGGTGGTGGCCGGGGGGCGCCGCAGCCGCAAGTACGCCGACTACGCCAAATCGCTGGGGGTGGAAAAACGGGTGGTGTTCCTCGGCAAGGTCGCGGCCGCCGACATGCCGCGCTTCTACGCCGGGCTCGACGTGCTCTGCCACCCCTCGTTCTACGACACCTTCGGCAACGTGGTGGCCGAGGCGCAGGCCATGGGCGTGCCCACGGTGACCACACGCGCCACGGGAGCCTGCGACCTCATCGACGATGGCCGCACGGGCCGGGTGCTGGACCAGCCGGAACCGTGGGCGCTGGCCAACGCCATCTTCGACCTGCGCGACGTGAAGGCCGGTACCGACTTCGGCTGCGTGGAAGACGACGAGCAGGTCTTTGCCCGATACCTTGAAGTGATCGAAGCCGTGCGCGCGGAACTGGCCTCCGACACAAGGGGCTGA